One region of Armigeres subalbatus isolate Guangzhou_Male chromosome 3, GZ_Asu_2, whole genome shotgun sequence genomic DNA includes:
- the LOC134223571 gene encoding small integral membrane protein 20 produces MAPIRLRGKNYAFLIGGLVGLIGLACYPIIVHPMLYPEEYRKVQKINRANLQQEEIQPGNMRVWSDPFKPRTDKPE; encoded by the exons ATGGCACCGATAAGATTGCGGGGAAAAAACTACGCTTTCCTCATAGGCGGACTTGTGGGGCTGATTGGATTAGCTTGCTATCCGATCATCGTTCACCCAATGTTGTATCCGGAGGAATATC GAAAAGTTCAGAAAATTAACCGAGCAAACCTCCAACAAGAGGAAATTCAACCGGGAA ATATGAGAGTGTGGAGTGATCCTTTCAAACCCAGAACAGATAAGCCTGAATAG